The Candidatus Methylomirabilota bacterium region TGCCATCAACCGCGCTCCCGGCCAAGAATCGCGCCTCTCACCCTCGCGCTCAAGGCATCAACCCCCGCCACCATCACGAACAGGATGGCGATCAGGGTGGTGACCTGGTTAAAATTAAACATCCGCATTGAGATCTCAAGCTGCTGGCCGATCCCCCCCGCACCCACGAAACCCAAAATCGCCGATGCTCGAATAGCACACTCCCAACGATACAGGGTGTAGGACACCAGATTCGGCAAGGACTGTGGCAACAGGCCATAGAGAAGGATGGTGAGCCGCGAGGCCCCAGTCGCCTGGAGCGCTTCCAGAGGCCCAGGATTCACATGCTCCAGGATCTCCGAGTAGACCTTCCCCAGCATTCCCGCGTAGGAGATCGCAATGGCCAGGACACCGGGGAACGGTCCCAGTCCGACGGCTCGGACAAACATGAAGGCCCACACGAATTCAGGGATGGTCCGGAATAGGCTGAGGAGCGCCCTGGCCAGCAAATATGATCCCCTGTGGAGCATTGCTCGCGGGCGAGAGCCGGCCAGCTCTCGTTCGTACAGAATGCCTTTGAAGGTGAGCGAGCTTGTGGCAAGGAGGCCAAGGGGAAAGCCGAGGACTACGGCGATGACGGTTCCCATCAGGGAGATCTGAATAGTTTCCAGGATCGGGCGACCCAGCAGACTCAGGAAGTTCCAGGATAGGTCTGGAGGGAACATGCCCATGACGAACTTCCAGATGTTCCGGCGTCCCTCAGACTCGAAGAGCAGCAGTGGCTTCACCTGGGCAAGCTTATAGCTTCCCAGGAACGTCAGAACAAACAGGACGGAACAGACGATCTGGAAGGTAGAGAAGCGCCTAGCTGGTAAGGTGAGGCTGGCAGGAGTAGAGGGAACGTTGCTCTGCACGGATGGGGGCCTCCTCTTCGGCTGCCTCGGTCTGACTTCCGGCGTATAGCGCTGCCAGATGGTCATCTGTCACCGCTGGGGCGGCCAGATCGAACGACGTCTTTCCATCCTTTAGCCCGATCACTCGGGGGAAATGGGCCAGCGCCAGATCAACACTGTGGAGGTTCATGATGAGGGTTTTGCGGGTCGTCTGGCTCAGCTCGATCAGCAACTTGACGATTCCGGCGGCCAGTGCGGGATCCACTGAAGAGACCGGCTCGTCGGCCAGGATCACCTCTGGATTCTGTACCAGCAGGCGGGCAATGGCGACCCGCTGCTGCTGGCCGCCTGACAGGGTCTCGGTCCTGTCGTACAGCTTGTCGGCGATGCCGACCTGTCTGAGCGCTGTAGAGGCGAGATTGACCTCCGTCGGTCGGATCAGGGATCGCACTGCCTGCCAGATTGGCCAAGTCCCGAGTTTGCCAGCAAGCACATTGTGAATAACCTGCAAGCGAGGGATCAGATTGTGTTGCTGGTAGATCGTTCCGATCCGGCGTCGGACCTCTCGCAACCGCCGTCCGGACAAGTGGCTGATGTCCAGTCCATCGAACGACAGGCTGCCAGAGGTTGGAGGGATCGTGAGATTCAACATCCGGAACAGGGTCGTCTTGCCGGCCCCGCTTGGGCCGATCAAGGCCACCCGCTCGCCCTGGTGGATCTTCAGATCAAGCTCGTCTACGGCGACGATCCGGCCGGCGAATACCTTGGAGACTCGATCAAGCAGATACATGAGTTCCCATGGCGCTACTGAAGCAGCCCGGCGGCGATCGCTGCCTCTTCGGCCGGCTTGAACTGCTCGACCTTGACGCGGACGTATCCCTTCGTTCGCTGAAGGTCCATCAATGTTCTATCCGCGGGATTGTTATAGTTCAGCTTGGTGAAAGCAGTGGCAATCTTTTCTACGAGGGCGCTGTCCAGATCGCCCCGTACGGTCCAGACATAGTCGATGTAAGGGGGTGTCGTCCAAAAGACCTGCACCTTGTTTGGATCGACCTTCTTGGCCTGAACGAGCTTATCCCACACCGCTTCGTTTAAGGCTCCGGCGTCCACCTTTCCGCTCTCCACCCACAAGACCGTGGCGTCATGAGCCCCGCTGAAGCTGAATTTGGCGAAGTCTTTTTCTGGGTCGATGCCTTTCTGCAGCAGGAAATAGCGTGGCATGAGGTGACCTGATGTCGAGCTGACACTTCCAAACGAGAAGGTCTTGCCCTTCAAGTCAGTCAGGGCCTTGATACCGGTTTCCGGCCTGGTGATAAATTTGCTGTGAAAGCGCAGGTCCTCCTCCCGGCTCACCACCGGAATCGCATTGCCGGTCCGCCTCCGAGCTTGGACAAAGGTGAACCCACCATACCAGACCAAGTCGAGTTTCTTGGCCGCCAGGGCTTCGACGGTCGCGGCGTAGTCCACTACGGGATAATATCTGACCGGGATGCCCAGCTCTTTACTCAGATATTCAGCGAAGGGCGCGTAGATCCGCATCAACTCAGTGGGATTCTCGTCCGGGATAGCCGAAACCCGTAGCTCCTTCGGTGTTTCAGACCAGGCAGGACTGAGTAATCCGAGGCTTACCACTATAGCTACCACACTTGATAAGCCGACATAAATCCATCGACGACCCATGGGATTCCCTATGGCTGAAGGTGCTCTCTATTATGTCAGAGAGGTATGAAACAGGGCACAATTTCTCTTTTACACTAACGGCTTATATCCAATAAGTCAAATTGGAAAATCCTATTGGATTGACTCAGCGTATCGGCCTGTTGTCCTGGAGTAACCGCTCTGACTGAGTGCTGAACGCAATGTTCTGCGAACAGGGGAGATTGAGGCAGGATAAGAAAAAAGAGCCTCTCCGATCTTCAGGGGGGGTCAAATCGGAGAGGCTAGGGGAAGCGCGTCGCAAGAAGGATTCAGGATGGACGGGCTACTTCGTGGCCTTCTTGATATCCTCCCAAAGAGCGCCTGTCGCCGTCCCGACAGCGCCACCCACTACGGCTCCGGTGAGTGGACTGCCGGCCATGGCGCCGAACGCCGCGCC contains the following coding sequences:
- the phnE gene encoding phosphonate ABC transporter, permease protein PhnE, with amino-acid sequence MQSNVPSTPASLTLPARRFSTFQIVCSVLFVLTFLGSYKLAQVKPLLLFESEGRRNIWKFVMGMFPPDLSWNFLSLLGRPILETIQISLMGTVIAVVLGFPLGLLATSSLTFKGILYERELAGSRPRAMLHRGSYLLARALLSLFRTIPEFVWAFMFVRAVGLGPFPGVLAIAISYAGMLGKVYSEILEHVNPGPLEALQATGASRLTILLYGLLPQSLPNLVSYTLYRWECAIRASAILGFVGAGGIGQQLEISMRMFNFNQVTTLIAILFVMVAGVDALSARVRGAILGRERG
- a CDS encoding phosphonate ABC transporter ATP-binding protein, which codes for MYLLDRVSKVFAGRIVAVDELDLKIHQGERVALIGPSGAGKTTLFRMLNLTIPPTSGSLSFDGLDISHLSGRRLREVRRRIGTIYQQHNLIPRLQVIHNVLAGKLGTWPIWQAVRSLIRPTEVNLASTALRQVGIADKLYDRTETLSGGQQQRVAIARLLVQNPEVILADEPVSSVDPALAAGIVKLLIELSQTTRKTLIMNLHSVDLALAHFPRVIGLKDGKTSFDLAAPAVTDDHLAALYAGSQTEAAEEEAPIRAEQRSLYSCQPHLTS
- a CDS encoding putative selenate ABC transporter substrate-binding protein: MGRRWIYVGLSSVVAIVVSLGLLSPAWSETPKELRVSAIPDENPTELMRIYAPFAEYLSKELGIPVRYYPVVDYAATVEALAAKKLDLVWYGGFTFVQARRRTGNAIPVVSREEDLRFHSKFITRPETGIKALTDLKGKTFSFGSVSSTSGHLMPRYFLLQKGIDPEKDFAKFSFSGAHDATVLWVESGKVDAGALNEAVWDKLVQAKKVDPNKVQVFWTTPPYIDYVWTVRGDLDSALVEKIATAFTKLNYNNPADRTLMDLQRTKGYVRVKVEQFKPAEEAAIAAGLLQ